The stretch of DNA CCCCATGGGTGGGCTCGTGGATATTCCTGACCCGGACGCCAAGATCCCGCGCTACCGGCAGAACTTCGAACTCGCTGTTCGTGGGACGCCGATCTAACCCCATCCAACCCTTGCAAGCCCTGCCACCTGGCGGGGCTTTTTTCATGCCCCAGGAGGGACAACATGGCACTCACTGCCGGCAATGTGCGCGTCGCGGTCACCGGAACGATCTCGTCCGGCCCGCTCGGAACCGCACTCCCCACTGACACCACGACCGCCCTGAACGCCGCCCTCAAGGATCTCGGCTATGCCTCCGAGGACGGCATCACCCAGGCGATCAGCACCGACCAGACCGACATCAAGGCCTGGCAGAACGGTGACGTGGTCCGGAAGATCCAGACCAGCCACGACCTGACCTACCAGTTCACCATGATCGAGACGTCCGCAGAGGTCCTGAAGGTCTACTACGCGGACCCCACGGCCACCGCTTCGGCGATCAAGATCAAGGGCACTCAGACCGATCACCTGGTCTGGGTCATCGAGGTCCGTGATGGTGCCAAGACCATCCGCATCTGCCTCCCGGACGCACAGGTCACCGAACGCGGCGACGTCTCCCTCAAGGGTGACGAGGCCATCGGCTACGACGTCACCCTGACCGCCTACCCGGACTCCACCGGCACCAAGGCCTACATCTACATGGCCTGATCCCAACCCCTGTGGGGCGCGTGTTGCGGGACCGCGCCCCACAGGTCACCACCAGTCCCGCAACCCCTACCAAGTTCTCTGCCCGCAGGAGGCACCCATGTCTGAAATCAAGATCACCGACGACACCACCACCATCCCGGAAGGTGTCAAGAAGCCCCAGGATCGCAAGCCCAGGGTCAACAAGGACGGCACAAAGACCGTCACTGTGCATGGTCAGGAGTACACCATCGCGGCCGACGCACTCGATGACTTCGAACTTCTCGACGACCTGGACTCCCTCGATGAGGGTGAGGTGCAGCGGCTCCCCCGGATCCTGCGCCGGCTGCTTGGCAAGGAGTCATTCAAAACGGCGCTCGAATCGGTTAGGGACCCCGAGACGGGGCGGGTCTCCGTGGAAGCTGGCAGTGAACTGGTCCAGGACCTCATCAAGGAACTGGCCCCAAACTCCTAACGCTCGCCGCTCTCCTTCGGGAGTTCGGCGGGCAGTTGCGGGCCGACTTCTTGCGATACTACGGGCTCCGTCTCACCCGCACCGGCAGGGTTCCCGGCTTCCACCTCTGGGAGGTTGCCGATTTCGCTGAACATCTCCCTGACGATTCGGCGACCAAGCGGGCGCTCGGACAAGGCTGGACGCTTCTCGAACAACTTACTGCCTTGATAGCAGACCGCTTGGCAGTCCTGGCATGGCAGAAGACCGCTGACGGGCAGAAGGGCAAACGCCCACCCAAGCCCATTCCGCGCCCAGGGTTCGAGGACAAGACCACCACGACGTTCAAGGGCAAACCCATGAGCCTCGAACAGGCCGAGAAGTGGAAACAGGCTCGGCGTGCACCGCAACCCCCACCGGGGAAGGTTGCTCACACCACCAAGGCCGGCGTGGTCAAGTTCGTCACCGAACGACAAGTCGCCTATTACAACAGAAACCGCTAGCCCCTGCACCGTCCTGGTGCGGGGGCTAGCCGCATTCCAGGAGGCCCCATGTCTGAACTGGCGACCGCGTATGTCAACATCGTCGCCTCCTCCAAGGGCCTTGGCAAGAGCATCGTCAACGACCTAACTGGGGCAGCAGACGCGGGCAGCGCGGCCGCTGGCAAGCGCGGCGGAAGCTCGTTCGGCGCTGCATTCGCCGGTATCGCCGGCAAGGTCCTCGCCGTCGCTGGACCTGCAATGGTTGCAGGGCTGGCAGTCAAAGGCGGGATCTCTCGAGCACTGAACATCGAGGACGCACAGGCCAAACTCACCGGGCTGGGCCACTCCACCCAGTCGGTAACGAAGATCATGAACAATGCCATGGCCGCAGTGAAGGGCACGGCGTTCGGCATGGGTGACGCGGCCACCGTGGCTGCTGGCGTGGTCGCTGCTGGGGTGAAACCCGGCCAAGACCTTGAACGGACCCTGAAGCTCGTGGGCGACTCGGCCACCATTGCGGGTGTCGGCATGGGTGAGATGGGAGCGATCTTCAACAAGGTCGCCGCGTCGAACAAGATCCAGGGCGATGTCATCGCCCAGCTGAACGACGCTGGCATTCCGATTGTCCAGCTCTTGGGCAAGGAACTGGGTAAGACCTCCGACGAGGTCTACGACCTCGCGTCCAAAGGCAAGATCGACTTCGCGACCTTCCAGAACGCCATGGAAAAGGGCCTCGGCGGTGCAGCGCTGAAGTCCGGCGAAACGTTCCGGGGCTCGATGGCTAACCTCAAGGCAGCCCTCGGACGCGTCGGCGAAACCGTCATGCTCCCTTTCCTCGCCGCAATGAAGGACGGGGCAAACGGCCTCATCCCGGTTATCGACGGGCTCAACAAGAAGCTAAAGCCGATCTTTCAGGACATCGGCAAGGGCTACCAGGAGATGAAAAAGTCCTTCGACGATGGTGAAGCCCCGAAGTTCGCCAACCCAATTCTCACCACCTTCGCGGCAGTAGGCGCAGCAGCGGGGAAAGCCTCCCGAGAAGTCAAGGGCGGGATCAAGGCCATGAAGGCCGCTTACGAAGACGGCGGCTCCGATGTCACCAGTTCCGGTTTCGCAGGAGTCCTTGAACGTATTGGGATTAGTCTCCGTGCCGGGAAAGATGGCGTAGACGCATTCTTCAAGGCATTTCAAACTGGCACACAGGACTTCAGCAAATCCGGATTTGCCGGATTCATGAGTGATTTCGGATCAAAGATCAAAGGATCTTTGACGCGATTGGGGATTCATTCGGGCCGCTGATGCCGATCTTCGGGTCCATCATTGGACAAATAGCTGGGATTGTCACAGCCGCCTCACCAATTGCAACAATCTTTAGCGGCCTGGCGGACGTGATGCCCGATCTCATCGGTACCGTAGCGGGTGTCATCGGCGCATTTGCAGGAGCCATAGCCGGCGTCCTTCCCACCATTAGTGACACCGTTGGCACGATCTCCGGAGTCATCTCAGGAGCCTTCAAAGAGATCGCTCCTGTTCTGGCCAGCGCGGCCGGCGCAATCGGTGGAGCATTGCAAGACCTAGCCCCTGTTTTCGCGAAGGTCGTGGGAGCAATCGCGCCGCTGATCACGGCAATTGTTAGTTCACTTGTGCCGATCATCGTGAACCTGGTAACCACGATTCTTCCACCGGTGGTCACAATTTTCACTGGAATCATCTCGGCGATTGGTCCGCTCGTTGACATCATTTTGGCGATTCTGGTACCCGCGATTCAGGCACTTCTACCTGTGGTCACCACAGTATTCAACGCTGTTGCAGACATCATCAAGTCGGTGATGCAGATCGTGCAGGGCGTGATTCAAGTCGTGACCGGCGTCATCTCCGGCAACTGGTCCCAGGTGTGGGAAGGCATACAGAACATCTTCGGTGGGATCTGGAACGCGATCAAGGCCATTGTTTCAGGCGCTATCGCGGTAGT from Arthrobacter woluwensis encodes:
- a CDS encoding tape measure protein; this encodes MSELATAYVNIVASSKGLGKSIVNDLTGAADAGSAAAGKRGGSSFGAAFAGIAGKVLAVAGPAMVAGLAVKGGISRALNIEDAQAKLTGLGHSTQSVTKIMNNAMAAVKGTAFGMGDAATVAAGVVAAGVKPGQDLERTLKLVGDSATIAGVGMGEMGAIFNKVAASNKIQGDVIAQLNDAGIPIVQLLGKELGKTSDEVYDLASKGKIDFATFQNAMEKGLGGAALKSGETFRGSMANLKAALGRVGETVMLPFLAAMKDGANGLIPVIDGLNKKLKPIFQDIGKGYQEMKKSFDDGEAPKFANPILTTFAAVGAAAGKASREVKGGIKAMKAAYEDGGSDVTSSGFAGVLERIGISLRAGKDGVDAFFKAFQTGTQDFSKSGFAGFMSDFGSKIKGSLTRLGIHSGR
- a CDS encoding DUF5361 domain-containing protein, which gives rise to MRYYGLRLTRTGRVPGFHLWEVADFAEHLPDDSATKRALGQGWTLLEQLTALIADRLAVLAWQKTADGQKGKRPPKPIPRPGFEDKTTTTFKGKPMSLEQAEKWKQARRAPQPPPGKVAHTTKAGVVKFVTERQVAYYNRNR